The proteins below come from a single Parageobacillus thermoglucosidasius genomic window:
- the eat gene encoding ethanolamine permease, with translation MVNNSNHLQKALKPIHLWGIAVGMVISGQYFGWNYGFEQGGTIGLAIAAIIVTIFYTTFIFSYSELSTSIPHAGGPSAYARKAMGPYMGFMTGLACLLEFVFAPPAIAVATGAYINFLIPSINAVYATVAVFSLFIFINLIGVKGAAIIELVATILALIGLSIYYVAGLPHVKSSMIFNDMSFFNGWTGVFASIPFAIWFFLAIEGGAMAAEEVRNPKRDIPKGFISGILTLAVATVFTLLVTAGLGGGQGKPADYPLPQALASVYGENNILPKTVAVIGVFGLIASLHGIIIGYSRQTFALARAGYLPKFLSNLSKNGVPHWGLIVPGIIGVVSAGSASFANALIILSVFGAITMYCLSLISLFVLRKKEPNMERPFKVSYPVVPGIALFLGIISFFCVLKYSVLATNLPLFGMEVPLIVVILFVFGAGSIYYFLVGAKKIRPISEEFVSIEDVVSSQQNISL, from the coding sequence GTGGTGAACAATTCTAATCATTTGCAAAAGGCGTTAAAGCCGATTCATTTATGGGGAATTGCGGTGGGAATGGTGATTTCAGGCCAGTATTTCGGATGGAATTACGGGTTTGAACAAGGCGGAACGATAGGATTAGCGATTGCTGCGATTATTGTCACTATTTTTTATACGACTTTCATATTTAGCTATTCAGAACTTTCTACATCCATTCCACATGCTGGGGGACCATCCGCCTATGCAAGAAAAGCAATGGGCCCTTACATGGGGTTTATGACAGGATTAGCCTGTTTACTTGAATTTGTTTTTGCTCCTCCTGCTATTGCTGTTGCGACAGGGGCCTACATTAACTTTTTAATTCCAAGTATTAACGCTGTGTATGCTACAGTAGCTGTTTTTTCGCTTTTTATTTTCATTAATCTAATAGGTGTTAAAGGAGCAGCAATCATTGAGCTTGTTGCTACTATTTTAGCGTTGATCGGTTTAAGTATTTACTATGTTGCTGGACTGCCACATGTAAAAAGTTCAATGATATTTAATGATATGTCATTTTTTAACGGTTGGACGGGAGTATTTGCCTCTATTCCTTTTGCGATTTGGTTTTTTCTTGCTATTGAGGGGGGAGCGATGGCGGCAGAAGAAGTTCGTAATCCTAAAAGGGACATACCAAAAGGATTTATTTCTGGAATTTTGACGTTAGCGGTTGCAACAGTTTTTACGTTACTTGTTACGGCGGGACTTGGCGGAGGACAAGGAAAACCTGCTGATTATCCACTTCCACAAGCACTAGCTAGCGTTTATGGTGAAAACAATATTTTACCAAAAACGGTCGCCGTTATTGGGGTGTTTGGATTAATAGCGAGTCTACATGGTATAATCATTGGTTACTCCCGACAAACATTTGCATTAGCTAGAGCGGGATATCTTCCTAAATTTCTCTCTAACTTATCAAAAAACGGAGTGCCACATTGGGGATTAATTGTACCTGGTATCATAGGAGTAGTTAGTGCTGGTTCAGCTAGTTTTGCCAATGCTTTAATTATTTTATCTGTGTTTGGTGCGATTACTATGTATTGCTTGAGTCTCATATCGCTGTTTGTGTTGCGGAAAAAAGAACCTAATATGGAACGTCCTTTCAAAGTAAGCTATCCAGTTGTCCCAGGCATAGCACTTTTTTTAGGTATCATTTCGTTTTTTTGCGTATTAAAGTATAGTGTGTTAGCTACAAACCTTCCTCTCTTCGGAATGGAAGTTCCATTGATCGTTGTAATTTTGTTCGTGTTTGGCGCGGGAAGCATTTACTATTTCTTAGTAGGTGCAAAGAAAATTCGCCCAATATCTGAGGAATTTGTATCTATTGAAGATGTAGTATCTAGCCAGCAAAATATATCGTTATAA
- a CDS encoding acyltransferase family protein, which produces MSERDYYFDNAKCVLMLLVVFGHFLRPYIDSVLWVHSLYIWIFFFHMPAFIFISGYFAKKFHEQGYLKKITKKLLLPYLIFQLLYSVYYYFLYQQDSIEFDLLTPQWSLWFLISLFSWNLLLWIFAKIPKPVSLLLSLLLGVGAGMIDAEKWLSISRTFTFFPFFLLGFFLHKQDIERLFTWRWRLFSSFVLAGMFVMIHFGFPDLPQEWLYGSKSYDTLGVPEEKGIFGRLVIYGASALMMLCFLALIPNRRFSFSELGARTFYIYILHGFILKYLHETKFPDFIMSIHGYPLLLGLSVIVVLVLGSEPIARVMRPLLEWRFPKKKQAVS; this is translated from the coding sequence ATGAGTGAGCGTGATTACTACTTTGACAACGCGAAATGTGTATTGATGCTCCTCGTCGTGTTTGGCCACTTTCTCCGCCCGTATATCGATAGTGTGCTATGGGTGCATAGCTTATATATTTGGATTTTCTTTTTCCACATGCCGGCGTTTATTTTTATTTCAGGTTATTTCGCAAAAAAATTTCATGAACAAGGATATTTAAAAAAAATCACAAAAAAATTATTGCTCCCTTATCTTATTTTCCAACTGTTGTATTCGGTCTACTATTATTTCTTATATCAACAAGATTCCATTGAATTCGACTTATTAACTCCGCAGTGGAGTTTATGGTTTTTAATTAGCTTATTCAGTTGGAATTTGCTGTTATGGATCTTTGCGAAAATCCCAAAACCTGTTTCATTATTGCTTTCCCTTCTTTTAGGAGTGGGGGCAGGCATGATCGATGCGGAAAAATGGCTGAGCATATCGCGCACTTTTACATTTTTTCCATTCTTTTTATTAGGATTTTTTCTTCATAAACAGGATATCGAACGGTTATTTACATGGCGCTGGCGTTTGTTTTCCTCTTTTGTTTTAGCCGGAATGTTCGTGATGATTCATTTTGGTTTTCCTGATTTACCTCAGGAATGGCTATATGGCTCCAAATCATACGATACGCTCGGTGTGCCAGAGGAAAAAGGAATTTTTGGACGGCTGGTTATTTATGGCGCAAGCGCGTTAATGATGCTCTGTTTTCTTGCGCTCATCCCAAACCGCCGTTTCTCTTTTTCCGAGTTAGGCGCAAGAACTTTTTATATTTATATTTTGCACGGATTTATTTTAAAATATTTGCATGAAACAAAATTTCCAGATTTTATTATGAGTATTCACGGTTATCCGCTATTGCTAGGGTTATCCGTCATTGTTGTGCTTGTGCTTGGAAGCGAGCCGATCGCCCGCGTTATGCGCCCGCTGTTAGAATGGCGATTCCCAAAAAAGAAACAGGCTGTTTCATAA
- a CDS encoding YitT family protein — protein MLKKIAVITIGSIFLAIGINVFLVPHHLLDGGIIGIGLIVKYIWHVKVGLVIILLSVPLYIIAWFYYRPLFYNSLHGLLFSSLMIDVFSVLRGAVTLDPIVSSVIGGVFVGVGIGMMLREETSTGGTDLLAQFIAKMTNWNVGMIIFMMDAIIIAVGSFVIDSTSFFYSFIVVTVVGIVTTVLTKTNGWRHHIV, from the coding sequence ATGTTAAAAAAAATCGCCGTTATTACGATCGGCAGCATTTTTCTTGCCATCGGCATTAATGTTTTTTTAGTTCCTCACCATTTATTAGATGGAGGAATCATCGGAATTGGTTTGATCGTCAAATATATTTGGCATGTCAAAGTGGGCCTGGTAATTATTTTATTAAGTGTTCCTCTTTACATTATTGCTTGGTTTTATTATCGGCCGCTTTTTTACAATAGTCTTCATGGTTTGCTGTTCTCTTCTTTGATGATCGATGTCTTTTCCGTCCTGCGCGGCGCAGTCACGCTGGACCCCATCGTGAGCTCTGTTATCGGGGGAGTTTTTGTGGGAGTCGGGATCGGCATGATGCTGCGCGAAGAGACGAGCACGGGAGGGACGGATTTATTGGCGCAATTTATTGCAAAAATGACGAACTGGAACGTCGGGATGATTATTTTTATGATGGATGCCATTATTATTGCGGTTGGGAGTTTTGTCATTGATTCGACTTCGTTTTTTTATTCGTTTATTGTCGTAACGGTAGTCGGGATCGTGACGACGGTGTTAACAAAAACAAACGGATGGAGGCACCATATCGTGTAA
- a CDS encoding twin-arginine translocase TatA/TatE family subunit: MNIGFGEIALIVFFALLIFGPKKLPELGQAAGKTLREFKNATRGIIDDEEQKAQK; encoded by the coding sequence ATGAACATCGGATTTGGAGAAATCGCTCTCATTGTCTTTTTTGCGTTGCTTATTTTTGGCCCGAAAAAGCTGCCGGAATTGGGACAAGCGGCTGGAAAAACGTTGCGCGAATTTAAAAATGCGACAAGAGGAATTATCGATGACGAAGAGCAAAAAGCGCAAAAATAA
- a CDS encoding amino acid permease produces METSTKTIVASSAASFSESGLRRKLKTRHLTMISLGGTIGTGLFLASGGAVHTAGPGGALAAYIAIGIMVYFLMTSLAEMAAYMPVSGSFSTYATKFVDPALGFALGWNYWYNWAITIAAELSAVTMIMKFWFPNSPSLLWSALCLAIMFLLNYLSVKGFGEAEYWFSLIKVATVIVFLIVSFLMIVGIMGGEAVGFKNFTIGDAPFHGGFMAMLGIFMAAGFSFQGTELLGVAAGETEDPEQSIPRAIRRVFWRILLFYVLAILAIGLLIPYTDERLANDDVTVSPFTLVFDKAGIAFAASVMNAVILTAVLSAGNSGMYASTRMLWDLAREGKAPKFLAKLDKRGVPVNALIVTASLGTLAFLASFFGDGVVYTWLLNASGMSGFIAWLGIAISHYRFRKAYIAQGKNLNDLPYKAKWFPFGPIFAFVICLIVILGQNYQAFIGGTVDWYGVLVSYIGLPLFIIVWLAYKFVKKTKVIPLHECDLEQK; encoded by the coding sequence ATGGAAACATCAACAAAAACAATAGTTGCTTCTTCTGCCGCTTCATTTTCTGAGAGCGGCCTGCGGCGAAAGCTAAAAACCCGCCATTTAACAATGATTTCCCTCGGAGGAACGATCGGCACAGGCTTGTTTTTAGCAAGTGGCGGAGCGGTGCATACAGCAGGCCCCGGTGGAGCGCTTGCCGCGTATATCGCTATTGGCATTATGGTGTATTTTTTAATGACAAGCCTTGCGGAAATGGCCGCATACATGCCCGTTTCCGGATCGTTCAGCACATACGCAACAAAGTTTGTCGATCCCGCGTTAGGGTTCGCATTAGGGTGGAATTACTGGTATAACTGGGCGATCACGATCGCCGCAGAGCTGTCTGCTGTCACGATGATCATGAAATTTTGGTTTCCAAATAGTCCATCGCTGTTATGGAGCGCGCTTTGTTTAGCAATTATGTTTCTTTTAAACTACTTGTCCGTCAAAGGGTTTGGGGAAGCAGAATATTGGTTTTCCCTCATTAAAGTAGCGACCGTCATCGTCTTTTTAATTGTCAGCTTTCTCATGATTGTCGGTATTATGGGCGGCGAAGCGGTCGGCTTTAAAAACTTCACTATCGGGGATGCTCCGTTTCACGGCGGTTTTATGGCAATGCTAGGAATTTTTATGGCGGCTGGCTTTTCCTTCCAAGGAACGGAATTGTTAGGAGTCGCTGCAGGAGAAACAGAGGACCCGGAACAAAGCATTCCCCGCGCCATTCGCCGGGTGTTTTGGCGCATTTTGTTATTCTATGTTTTAGCCATTCTGGCGATCGGCTTGTTAATCCCTTATACAGACGAAAGGCTTGCCAATGACGATGTTACGGTTAGCCCGTTTACACTTGTATTCGATAAAGCGGGAATCGCCTTTGCCGCTTCGGTCATGAACGCGGTCATTTTAACCGCCGTATTGTCGGCAGGCAACTCCGGGATGTACGCATCCACCCGCATGCTTTGGGATTTAGCCCGTGAAGGAAAAGCGCCAAAATTTTTAGCGAAACTGGATAAACGCGGAGTTCCGGTCAATGCGCTGATTGTCACTGCCTCATTAGGAACACTTGCTTTTTTGGCCTCTTTCTTTGGAGACGGCGTTGTTTATACATGGTTGTTAAACGCTTCCGGAATGTCTGGGTTTATTGCATGGCTTGGCATTGCCATCAGCCATTATCGGTTCCGTAAAGCGTATATTGCGCAAGGAAAAAATCTCAATGATTTGCCGTATAAAGCAAAGTGGTTCCCGTTCGGCCCGATTTTTGCATTTGTCATTTGCCTTATTGTGATTTTAGGGCAAAACTACCAGGCGTTTATTGGCGGAACCGTTGATTGGTATGGTGTTCTTGTTTCGTACATCGGCTTGCCTCTCTTTATTATCGTCTGGCTTGCATATAAATTTGTGAAGAAAACAAAAGTCATTCCTTTGCATGAGTGCGATCTAGAACAAAAATAA
- a CDS encoding ethanolamine ammonia-lyase subunit EutB, whose amino-acid sequence MKTTITLMGKTYQFKSLKEIMAKANEEKSGDQLAGIHAQDAQERIAARHVLSELTLADIRNNPLLPPEEDEVSRVIEEGVNEKIYASIRNWTVAELREYLLSPNVTNNEITHIRRGLTSEMIAAVTKIMTNLDLIQAASKITVETRCNATIGQKGRLAGRAQPNHPNDNLQGIKAAIFEALSYGVGDAVIGINPVVDTADSVKAILNMTKELIEKWNIPTQNCVLAHVTTQMRAIKQGGAADLLFQSLAGTELGNKAFGISVELLDEANELILKEGTAAGPNVWYFETGQGSELSADAHHGIDQLTLEARCYGLAKRYKPFIVNTVVGFIGPEYLYNSKQVIRAGLEDHFMGKLHGLPMGVDVCYTNHMKADQNDMENLAVLLAAAGVNFVIGVAMADDCMLNYQSLSFHDIATLRELLHMRPAPEFERWLEKMGIMENGKLTSIAGDPTLFL is encoded by the coding sequence TTGAAAACAACGATCACATTAATGGGGAAAACTTATCAATTTAAAAGCTTGAAAGAAATTATGGCAAAAGCAAATGAAGAAAAATCAGGCGACCAGCTAGCGGGTATTCATGCACAAGATGCACAAGAACGTATTGCAGCAAGACATGTTTTATCAGAGTTAACTCTTGCTGATATTCGAAATAATCCTCTTTTGCCGCCGGAAGAAGATGAGGTATCACGTGTCATCGAGGAAGGGGTTAACGAAAAAATTTACGCATCGATTCGAAACTGGACGGTTGCAGAACTTCGTGAATACCTTTTATCACCGAATGTAACAAACAACGAAATCACTCATATTCGCAGAGGATTAACAAGTGAGATGATCGCTGCAGTAACGAAGATTATGACAAATTTAGATTTGATTCAAGCTGCCTCAAAAATCACAGTAGAAACACGTTGCAACGCAACGATCGGTCAAAAGGGACGATTAGCAGGGAGAGCACAACCTAATCACCCAAATGATAATTTACAAGGAATCAAGGCGGCGATTTTTGAAGCATTGAGTTACGGCGTTGGGGATGCGGTTATTGGGATTAATCCGGTTGTTGATACGGCAGACAGTGTGAAGGCGATTTTAAATATGACAAAGGAGTTAATTGAAAAGTGGAATATTCCAACGCAAAATTGTGTTTTAGCACATGTAACAACGCAAATGAGGGCAATTAAACAGGGAGGGGCAGCAGATTTATTATTCCAAAGTTTGGCAGGTACTGAACTTGGAAACAAAGCATTTGGCATTAGTGTGGAATTGCTCGACGAGGCAAATGAACTGATTTTAAAAGAAGGAACAGCTGCTGGCCCGAATGTATGGTATTTCGAAACAGGACAGGGATCAGAACTGTCAGCAGATGCTCATCATGGTATTGACCAATTGACGTTAGAGGCTAGATGCTATGGGCTGGCTAAGCGATATAAGCCGTTTATAGTGAATACAGTAGTGGGGTTTATCGGACCTGAGTATTTATACAACAGTAAACAAGTGATTCGTGCGGGACTTGAGGACCATTTTATGGGAAAACTTCATGGTTTGCCGATGGGAGTGGATGTTTGTTACACCAATCATATGAAGGCGGACCAAAATGATATGGAAAACTTAGCAGTCCTGCTGGCTGCAGCGGGTGTTAATTTCGTAATCGGTGTGGCTATGGCGGATGATTGTATGCTAAATTATCAATCTCTTAGCTTCCATGACATTGCCACACTAAGAGAATTGCTGCACATGCGGCCGGCTCCAGAGTTTGAGCGCTGGTTAGAAAAAATGGGGATTATGGAAAACGGAAAGTTAACATCGATAGCTGGTGATCCTACTTTATTTTTATAA
- a CDS encoding H-type small acid-soluble spore protein: MEVIRAKQIAESGKIVPVTYEGQQVMIQHVDEEREMARIYRKNDPEKEWEVPVRLLQEE, encoded by the coding sequence ATCGAAGTCATTCGCGCAAAACAAATCGCTGAATCGGGAAAAATCGTGCCAGTCACTTATGAAGGACAACAAGTAATGATCCAACATGTGGATGAGGAGCGAGAAATGGCGCGCATTTATCGGAAAAATGATCCGGAGAAAGAATGGGAAGTGCCGGTCCGCCTTCTACAAGAAGAATAG
- the eutC gene encoding ethanolamine ammonia-lyase subunit EutC, with protein sequence MNQADIQQEKLIMELQTKISDKIIDKDEDEKSFHYTVVDWSTYVPNPKFPEGIDELRKVTPARIGVWRTGTRPLTKTILKLQLDHAAAVDAVNGEVSDSLLKEFNLFTVETCYENKEVYLKRPDKGRVLTEEAVKTIQEKCVKNPQVQIVVSDGLSASAIEANLRDIYPALLDALEVNGLTQGTPFFVKGGRVACMDHIGEILQPEVLVLLIGERPGLVSANSMSAYMCYRPRKGTIESERTVISNIHSGGTLPVEAGAYIGTILRKMIDQKASGLHLEL encoded by the coding sequence ATGAATCAAGCGGATATTCAACAAGAGAAGTTGATTATGGAATTACAGACCAAAATATCAGACAAAATAATCGATAAAGACGAAGATGAAAAAAGTTTTCATTACACTGTGGTTGATTGGTCAACATATGTCCCAAATCCAAAATTTCCTGAAGGAATTGATGAATTGCGAAAAGTAACTCCTGCACGTATAGGGGTATGGAGGACGGGGACACGTCCACTGACGAAAACAATTTTAAAATTACAGCTTGATCATGCTGCAGCTGTTGATGCTGTTAACGGAGAAGTCTCTGATAGTTTACTTAAAGAATTTAATTTATTTACAGTAGAGACTTGTTATGAAAATAAAGAAGTTTATTTAAAGAGACCAGATAAAGGGCGGGTTCTTACAGAAGAGGCAGTCAAAACGATCCAAGAAAAATGTGTGAAAAATCCTCAAGTACAAATCGTTGTTTCTGATGGATTAAGTGCAAGTGCGATTGAGGCAAATCTCAGAGATATTTACCCAGCATTGTTGGATGCATTAGAAGTAAATGGGTTAACGCAAGGAACTCCTTTTTTTGTAAAAGGTGGAAGAGTAGCATGCATGGATCATATCGGTGAGATCTTGCAACCAGAAGTTCTTGTCCTTTTAATTGGAGAGAGACCAGGTCTTGTTTCTGCCAATTCTATGAGTGCTTATATGTGCTATAGACCGAGAAAAGGAACTATAGAATCGGAGAGAACTGTGATTTCTAATATTCATTCAGGAGGTACTCTTCCTGTTGAAGCTGGTGCCTATATTGGTACGATTTTAAGAAAAATGATTGATCAAAAAGCTAGCGGACTTCATTTAGAGCTTTAA
- a CDS encoding histidine kinase N-terminal domain-containing protein yields MTSAAQKLIAHLDAHFSDFLSYWQRHMYIADNDKYIDHVMHNGIAMFQLVKDTLLHSPNRDNIEQLAYKIAKERAETNMNIGEFVYNTNLGRRLVVKYALQSALPIEELFPLIDEINCLFDQFLFYAVTKYSELKEAEIREKNLLITQSHKDRLTLLGQMSSSFVHEFRNPLTAIIGFVQLLKMEHPDLPYLNIIDHELQQLKFRISQFLHASRQEIVESEKETFSLSQLFEEIIEFLYASIVDGDVQISVSVDSAIHIFAYKDQLRQVFINILLNSIEAVKEKDKPRCIYIDAYRQGESVYIKIINNGPAIPEEMVKTIFEPFFTTKKLGTGIGLYICKKIIEDHGGQITCTSNEHMTSFSISLPV; encoded by the coding sequence TTGACATCCGCGGCACAAAAATTAATCGCACATTTAGACGCGCACTTTTCCGACTTTCTTTCATACTGGCAACGCCATATGTATATCGCTGATAATGATAAATATATCGATCATGTCATGCATAACGGAATCGCCATGTTCCAGCTCGTCAAAGACACGCTGCTTCACTCACCCAACCGGGACAATATCGAACAGCTTGCCTACAAAATCGCGAAAGAACGGGCAGAAACCAATATGAATATCGGCGAATTTGTTTACAATACAAATCTCGGCCGCAGATTAGTGGTAAAGTATGCGCTTCAATCTGCATTGCCGATTGAAGAACTGTTCCCGCTGATCGATGAAATCAATTGTTTGTTTGATCAATTTTTATTTTACGCCGTCACAAAATACAGCGAGTTAAAAGAAGCGGAAATACGAGAAAAAAACTTATTGATCACGCAATCCCATAAAGACCGCTTAACCTTGCTTGGCCAAATGTCGTCAAGCTTTGTGCACGAATTTCGCAATCCGCTGACAGCGATTATCGGGTTTGTTCAATTATTAAAAATGGAACATCCGGATTTGCCGTATCTGAATATTATTGACCATGAACTGCAGCAACTTAAATTCCGCATTTCCCAATTTCTTCATGCTTCCAGACAAGAAATCGTTGAAAGCGAAAAAGAAACTTTTTCGCTTTCCCAGCTATTCGAAGAAATTATTGAATTTTTATACGCAAGCATTGTTGACGGGGATGTGCAAATCTCGGTGTCCGTTGACTCAGCGATACATATATTTGCCTACAAAGACCAGCTCCGCCAGGTGTTTATCAACATTTTGTTAAATTCCATTGAAGCGGTGAAAGAAAAAGACAAACCCCGCTGCATTTATATCGACGCTTACCGTCAGGGTGAATCCGTTTATATTAAAATTATCAACAACGGGCCAGCCATCCCAGAAGAAATGGTCAAAACAATTTTTGAACCGTTTTTTACAACAAAAAAACTAGGAACAGGAATTGGCCTTTACATTTGCAAAAAAATCATTGAAGATCATGGCGGGCAAATTACGTGCACCTCGAATGAACATATGACTTCTTTTTCCATCAGTCTGCCTGTATAA
- a CDS encoding peptide MFS transporter, with the protein MSALPETTALENQRPKMKHPPGLYLLFFTELWERFSYYGMRAILVLYLTTELVSGGLGIKPSVAMTVYGIFTGAVYFTPLVGGYLSDRFLGRRLAITIGGITMALGNFILFAINNQIGLYIGLILLIIGNGFFKPNISTLVGELYAPNDKRKDAAFTIFYMGINIGALFAPLVCGFLAEKYFATNINGIIHYGFKYGFLAAAIGMIIGQLIFNLFGNRYLGDIGKQPTGAPAKQNKETEAKAKTPLTKQEKQNVAVIFILTCFVIFFWAGFEQAGSSLTLYTDKFVDKSIGGWTMPTSWFQSLNPFFIIVLAPVVSLIWTKLSNSKRGDLPIPAKMGLGMILLGLGFAVLIPAVLQTGSDEQHIVEKANLLFIIFTYFLHTLGELCLSPVGLSMVSKLAPARLASVLMGVWLAGTGVAQLLAGQLAAFTQSLGYLEIFSLISGVTIGLGLILLLFTKKLVRMMN; encoded by the coding sequence ATGAGTGCACTACCGGAAACAACGGCGCTAGAAAATCAACGTCCAAAGATGAAACATCCTCCCGGGCTTTATTTATTGTTTTTTACAGAACTTTGGGAACGATTTAGCTATTATGGAATGAGGGCAATTCTTGTCCTTTATTTAACGACAGAACTTGTCAGCGGCGGATTAGGAATAAAGCCGAGCGTCGCGATGACGGTTTATGGAATTTTTACTGGCGCAGTTTATTTCACTCCGCTTGTCGGCGGTTATTTATCTGATCGATTTTTAGGCAGAAGATTGGCGATTACCATCGGCGGCATCACGATGGCGCTTGGTAACTTCATTTTATTTGCCATCAACAATCAAATAGGGCTTTATATCGGATTAATTTTATTAATTATTGGCAACGGCTTTTTTAAACCAAATATTTCTACACTTGTCGGAGAACTTTACGCTCCGAACGATAAACGAAAAGACGCCGCATTTACCATTTTCTACATGGGGATTAACATTGGAGCACTGTTTGCACCGCTTGTATGCGGATTTTTGGCGGAAAAATATTTCGCAACGAACATCAATGGCATCATCCATTACGGATTTAAGTACGGATTTCTAGCGGCAGCAATCGGCATGATTATCGGACAACTTATCTTCAACCTGTTTGGCAACCGCTATTTAGGGGACATCGGCAAACAGCCTACCGGCGCGCCAGCTAAACAGAACAAAGAAACAGAAGCAAAAGCCAAAACCCCTTTAACGAAACAAGAAAAACAAAACGTCGCCGTTATTTTTATTTTAACGTGCTTTGTTATTTTCTTCTGGGCTGGATTTGAACAAGCCGGAAGTTCATTAACGTTATATACAGACAAATTCGTGGATAAATCGATTGGCGGCTGGACGATGCCTACTTCTTGGTTCCAATCGCTAAACCCATTCTTTATCATTGTGTTGGCACCGGTCGTGTCGCTAATCTGGACAAAACTTTCGAATTCCAAACGCGGTGACTTGCCAATCCCAGCAAAAATGGGTCTTGGCATGATTTTGCTCGGCCTTGGCTTTGCCGTGCTAATTCCGGCTGTATTACAAACCGGAAGTGATGAACAACATATCGTCGAAAAAGCAAATTTATTATTTATCATTTTCACTTATTTCCTTCACACGCTTGGTGAGCTTTGCTTATCGCCGGTTGGCTTGTCGATGGTCAGCAAACTTGCTCCTGCCCGGCTGGCATCGGTATTAATGGGAGTATGGCTAGCGGGAACAGGTGTTGCTCAGTTGCTGGCTGGTCAATTAGCTGCATTTACACAATCTTTAGGCTATTTAGAAATTTTCAGCCTCATTAGCGGCGTGACGATTGGATTAGGCCTGATTTTGCTGCTGTTTACGAAAAAATTGGTGCGAATGATGAACTAA